From the genome of Bacteroidales bacterium, one region includes:
- a CDS encoding outer membrane lipoprotein carrier protein LolA → MHIKSYIVAFLLQACASVIAQQPPASPVKDVPAFKAKLEAMSQNVNTIESDFVQEKNLSVLANTIVSKGHFIFKKENNIRWEYLQPYKYLIIISNNKIFVKEEQNQKQYDIQSNKMFQEMNKFISGCIQGDILKNDKDFAIGYFEDDRSFFVSLKPKAEAMRKMLNEVQIWFAKSDLTVTRIRMIESGGDYTKIDFTNKKINTEVPVEKFSFK, encoded by the coding sequence ATGCATATTAAATCATATATTGTTGCTTTTCTTTTACAGGCTTGTGCTTCAGTCATTGCCCAACAACCCCCTGCATCACCGGTAAAGGATGTACCGGCTTTTAAAGCAAAGCTGGAAGCCATGTCTCAAAATGTGAACACAATTGAAAGCGATTTTGTGCAGGAAAAAAACCTGAGCGTCCTTGCAAATACGATTGTTTCAAAAGGTCATTTCATTTTTAAAAAGGAAAACAACATCCGGTGGGAATACCTTCAACCCTATAAATACCTGATCATCATCAGCAACAACAAGATTTTTGTTAAAGAAGAACAGAATCAGAAACAATATGATATCCAGTCGAACAAGATGTTCCAGGAAATGAACAAGTTCATCAGCGGCTGTATCCAGGGTGATATACTTAAGAATGACAAGGATTTTGCAATAGGTTATTTTGAAGACGACAGGAGTTTTTTTGTAAGCCTGAAGCCAAAAGCAGAAGCCATGCGGAAAATGCTGAACGAAGTGCAGATATGGTTTGCTAAATCCGATCTGACTGTGACAAGGATCCGTATGATCGAATCGGGCGGCGATTACACCAAAATAGATTTTACAAATAAGAAGATTAATACCGAAGTACCGGTTGAAAAATTCAGTTTTAAATAA
- a CDS encoding polysaccharide deacetylase family protein: protein MLNYRNTLLLFVVALAAIIVLDYYFSVSGWAYPGIIFAFICLLTWGSKSIRSDYYIKSFSTGNRTSGQIALTFDDGPDSQVTPLILDVLKKHNVKACFFIIGKKAGINPDLLKRMDREGHLIGSHSYTHHFFFDLFPWQRMNEEMKETENIVYSVIGKKIKMFRPPYGVTNPPLAKAINRRNYYSIGWSLKSNDTVIENDSLILKRLNKKVKSGDIVLLHDTKPWNVKMLDQFLDELKDRNLVVTRLDKILNLQAYAY, encoded by the coding sequence ATGCTGAACTACCGAAATACATTGTTACTCTTTGTGGTTGCCCTGGCAGCCATTATAGTGCTTGATTATTATTTTTCTGTTAGCGGGTGGGCCTATCCCGGTATCATTTTTGCTTTTATCTGCCTGTTGACCTGGGGTTCGAAATCAATACGGTCCGATTACTACATAAAATCATTTTCAACAGGAAACCGGACATCAGGGCAAATTGCTCTAACTTTTGACGATGGTCCCGATTCACAGGTAACACCGCTTATCCTGGATGTCCTAAAAAAACATAATGTGAAAGCCTGTTTTTTTATAATCGGAAAAAAGGCCGGGATTAATCCCGATCTGTTGAAAAGAATGGATCGGGAAGGGCATCTTATAGGCAGCCACAGCTATACTCATCATTTTTTCTTTGACCTGTTCCCGTGGCAAAGGATGAATGAAGAAATGAAAGAAACTGAAAATATTGTCTACTCGGTCATCGGGAAAAAAATAAAGATGTTCAGACCTCCTTACGGTGTAACTAACCCGCCGCTTGCAAAAGCAATTAACCGCAGGAACTATTATTCTATCGGATGGAGCCTTAAATCAAATGATACAGTTATTGAAAATGATTCGCTTATTCTGAAAAGGCTGAATAAAAAGGTGAAATCAGGAGATATTGTACTTTTACACGACACTAAACCGTGGAATGTAAAAATGCTGGACCAGTTCCTGGATGAACTGAAAGACAGGAATCTTGTGGTTACCCGCCTTGATAAAATCTTAAATTTACAGGCATATGCATATTAA
- a CDS encoding beta-ketoacyl-[acyl-carrier-protein] synthase family protein, with translation MPKVCITGIGIICAAGSNSSEVLKSLAEKRTGIGHLSLIQSIYKDEIPAGEIKKSNEELYNLANPDIRGYYSRTALLGLIAVTQAIRQAALSNADLEQTALISGTTVGGMDRTEVFYDTFRLNHNKGKIKLAAGHDCGAGTEDIARNLGINGFQSTINTACSSSANAIMMGARLIQHGKAKRVIAGGTDSLTKFTLNGFNSLMILDREQCRPFDDTRNGLNLGEGSGFLVLESEEVVGSKPVLAVVKGWGNACDAYHQTASSPDGNGAYLAMQKALQTAGIQTSDIQYINTHGTGTKNNDLSEGIAIERLFSTGIPPCSSTKSYTGHTLGAAGGIEAVFSVLAIQNHCIFPNLNFNTKMQELGFEPAREFTTGTRISHVMSNSFGFGGNNSSLIFSEA, from the coding sequence GTGCCTAAAGTCTGCATTACCGGGATAGGGATTATCTGTGCTGCCGGAAGCAATTCTTCCGAAGTATTGAAATCGCTTGCAGAAAAGCGGACTGGTATCGGGCATCTGTCTTTGATCCAATCCATTTACAAGGATGAGATTCCGGCAGGCGAAATTAAGAAATCAAACGAAGAACTTTACAACCTCGCAAATCCTGATATCCGCGGGTATTATTCAAGGACAGCCCTGCTGGGACTGATAGCCGTTACACAGGCTATACGGCAGGCAGCTTTAAGCAATGCTGACCTGGAACAAACGGCCCTCATCTCGGGAACCACTGTTGGTGGTATGGATCGGACTGAAGTTTTCTATGACACCTTCAGGCTCAATCACAACAAAGGAAAAATTAAACTGGCGGCAGGGCACGATTGCGGAGCCGGTACCGAAGACATAGCGCGTAACCTGGGTATAAACGGGTTTCAATCTACCATCAATACTGCCTGTTCTTCATCTGCTAACGCCATTATGATGGGCGCGCGACTGATTCAGCATGGTAAAGCCAAAAGAGTCATTGCCGGTGGAACCGACTCACTGACGAAATTTACCCTGAACGGTTTCAACAGCCTGATGATCCTTGACCGTGAACAATGCCGTCCGTTTGATGACACGCGTAACGGATTGAACCTTGGAGAAGGTTCAGGTTTCCTTGTCCTTGAATCTGAAGAGGTTGTAGGTTCAAAGCCTGTACTGGCCGTAGTAAAAGGGTGGGGCAATGCCTGTGATGCCTATCATCAGACGGCTTCATCACCCGACGGGAACGGCGCATACCTGGCCATGCAGAAAGCATTGCAGACAGCAGGAATTCAAACATCAGATATTCAGTACATCAATACACACGGAACCGGCACAAAGAATAATGACCTTTCAGAAGGGATTGCCATTGAGCGACTTTTCTCAACCGGTATACCTCCATGCAGTTCCACAAAATCCTATACGGGTCATACACTTGGTGCAGCAGGCGGTATAGAAGCCGTATTCAGTGTTCTTGCCATCCAAAACCATTGCATATTCCCTAACCTGAACTTCAATACTAAAATGCAGGAGCTTGGCTTTGAACCTGCCCGGGAATTCACAACAGGAACACGGATCAGCCATGTAATGTCCAATTCATTCGGATTCGGAGGAAATAATTCCTCCCTTATTTTTTCAGAAGCCTGA
- a CDS encoding beta-ketoacyl synthase N-terminal-like domain-containing protein, producing MEQVYIASDNIISSLGFTTSENAVKLKANETGIALHTNDTISPAPFWASMVDRQRLDDEFSILGKSSDFTLFEKFVIWSVKDALTSHKIDPAGERVMCILSTTKGNVGLLKSNPFEESRVYLWNTALILQKFFNLKHKPVIVSNACISGVLAISAGARMIRSGRFDHVIITGADIVTEFVLSGFNSFLSLCQGPCKPFDAERNGLSLGEAAGTLVITRDKNLSDDGLIIDPGFTANDANHISGPSRTGEGLYIAIDRMLKKSGKRPGYVSAHGTATPYNDEMESIALTRAGMADIPVNSLKGYWGHTLGAAGLIETIAGINSMREGILYKTYGFSTPGVTNPINVIVENIHKPVGVMLKIASGFGGSNASLLISRS from the coding sequence TTGGAACAGGTTTATATCGCATCGGACAATATCATCTCGTCTCTTGGATTTACTACCAGCGAGAATGCAGTTAAGCTGAAGGCAAACGAAACGGGCATCGCGCTTCACACCAATGATACCATTTCACCGGCACCTTTCTGGGCTTCCATGGTTGACCGGCAAAGGCTGGATGATGAATTTTCAATACTGGGGAAATCTTCGGATTTTACCTTATTTGAAAAATTTGTAATCTGGTCTGTTAAGGATGCCCTTACTTCCCATAAAATTGATCCTGCTGGCGAAAGGGTTATGTGCATCCTTTCCACAACAAAAGGGAATGTCGGACTCCTGAAAAGCAATCCCTTTGAAGAATCAAGAGTGTACCTCTGGAACACTGCTTTAATCCTGCAGAAATTCTTTAATCTGAAACATAAGCCCGTTATTGTTTCAAACGCCTGTATTTCAGGAGTACTCGCCATTTCTGCGGGTGCCCGCATGATCAGGTCAGGACGGTTTGACCATGTGATTATTACCGGCGCCGACATAGTCACCGAATTCGTACTTTCAGGATTTAACTCTTTTTTGTCACTTTGCCAGGGGCCATGCAAACCTTTTGACGCCGAAAGAAACGGACTTTCACTGGGTGAGGCTGCCGGAACTTTAGTAATTACGCGGGATAAAAATCTTTCAGACGACGGACTCATTATAGATCCAGGCTTCACTGCCAACGATGCCAATCATATATCTGGTCCGTCCCGTACAGGGGAAGGACTTTATATTGCCATCGACCGCATGCTAAAAAAGTCCGGTAAAAGACCTGGCTATGTTTCTGCACATGGAACGGCTACTCCGTATAACGACGAGATGGAATCAATAGCACTTACCCGCGCCGGAATGGCCGATATCCCGGTTAACAGCCTTAAAGGATACTGGGGGCATACGCTGGGCGCAGCAGGGCTGATTGAAACCATTGCCGGCATAAATTCGATGCGCGAAGGCATTCTGTATAAAACATATGGTTTCAGTACCCCGGGAGTGACAAACCCGATCAACGTGATCGTTGAAAACATTCATAAACCGGTAGGTGTTATGCTCAAAATTGCATCAGGCTTTGGTGGAAGCAATGCATCATTACTTATTTCACGATCATGA
- a CDS encoding acyl-CoA thioesterase codes for MSSEKLVCRTKSQVRFSDVDSMGVVWHGNYIKYFEDGREAFGNLYQVNYQDFYSRGFMIPIVKINCDYKKPLRYGDTAVIETRFVNSDAAKLLYDYVIYRNDTDEVVATGSSVQVFLNTDMELLLDFPPFFLEWKKKHKLI; via the coding sequence ATGAGTTCTGAAAAACTAGTTTGTCGCACCAAAAGCCAGGTGAGATTCAGTGATGTGGATTCAATGGGTGTGGTGTGGCACGGCAACTATATAAAGTACTTCGAAGATGGCCGTGAAGCCTTTGGTAACCTGTACCAGGTTAATTACCAGGATTTTTACAGCAGGGGATTTATGATTCCCATTGTTAAGATTAACTGTGATTACAAGAAACCTTTGAGATACGGAGATACGGCAGTTATTGAAACCCGGTTTGTCAATTCGGATGCGGCCAAGCTTCTATATGACTATGTGATTTACAGGAATGATACGGATGAGGTGGTGGCAACGGGTTCATCGGTGCAGGTTTTCCTTAATACCGACATGGAATTGCTACTTGATTTTCCCCCGTTTTTTCTTGAATGGAAGAAAAAACATAAACTGATTTAA
- a CDS encoding beta-ketoacyl synthase chain length factor, which produces MKAYIHSTAVISPQKTFSEEGFPGEILSFPEARFLKCIEPVYRDYIDPMVARRMSRIVKMGVCAALKCLKSADVSTPDAIIAGTGLGCLEDTEKFLSSIYTNDEKLLNPTPFIQSTHNTVAGAIALAIKCHSYNSTYTNRGFSFESAMTDALLQLSENPGRNILAGGFDELTETSYAITSRMGFWRKAIPGEGVAFFMLTGEKHMSTGVLLRHMNTFFLPEAADSISERVKEFLNEAALTRCDIDVVISGNNGDQKTDLLYSRVLNDIFPAKPVIPFKKFCGEYDTASSFALYLATVLLKDNLSGLFHIPPQINRILVYNHLRGIDHSLFLLERC; this is translated from the coding sequence ATGAAAGCCTACATCCACAGCACTGCCGTTATTTCGCCTCAGAAAACTTTTTCTGAAGAGGGCTTCCCCGGGGAAATCCTGTCATTTCCGGAAGCCCGGTTCCTGAAATGCATTGAACCGGTTTACCGCGATTATATTGATCCGATGGTAGCCCGCCGGATGAGTCGTATTGTTAAAATGGGTGTTTGCGCCGCTCTGAAGTGCCTAAAATCGGCTGATGTAAGCACTCCTGATGCCATTATTGCCGGCACGGGTTTGGGTTGCCTCGAAGACACCGAAAAGTTCCTGTCTTCCATTTACACCAATGATGAAAAACTCCTGAATCCGACACCTTTTATTCAATCCACACACAATACAGTGGCCGGGGCCATAGCCCTTGCCATTAAATGTCATAGTTACAATTCTACTTATACCAATAGGGGATTTTCATTTGAAAGTGCAATGACAGATGCGCTGTTGCAATTAAGTGAAAATCCGGGTCGGAATATACTGGCCGGAGGCTTTGACGAACTTACAGAAACCTCATACGCCATTACAAGCCGCATGGGTTTTTGGAGGAAAGCAATACCCGGTGAAGGGGTTGCTTTCTTCATGCTCACCGGGGAAAAGCATATGTCAACCGGTGTTTTACTAAGGCATATGAATACTTTCTTTTTGCCTGAAGCTGCAGACAGCATTTCCGAAAGAGTTAAGGAATTCCTGAATGAAGCGGCTCTTACCCGGTGTGACATTGATGTGGTGATCTCCGGCAATAACGGAGACCAGAAAACGGACTTGTTATATTCCAGGGTCCTTAATGATATATTTCCTGCCAAACCAGTCATTCCCTTTAAAAAGTTCTGCGGAGAATATGATACCGCTTCATCATTCGCCCTGTATCTGGCTACTGTGTTATTGAAAGATAACCTGTCAGGCCTGTTTCATATTCCCCCGCAGATTAACCGTATATTAGTGTATAATCATTTGCGCGGAATTGATCATTCGCTGTTTCTCCTTGAAAGATGCTGA
- a CDS encoding phosphopantetheine-binding protein — MDELIKKLKQEIIEVLNLTEMNPDDIDENAPLFVEGLGLDSIDALELIVLLEKKYGLKLGTADEGKKVLKSVRSMADFIRANNKG; from the coding sequence ATGGACGAATTAATAAAAAAACTTAAACAGGAGATCATTGAAGTGTTGAATCTTACTGAAATGAATCCTGATGATATCGATGAGAATGCACCGCTGTTTGTTGAAGGTCTGGGCCTTGATTCCATTGATGCCCTTGAACTGATCGTTTTGCTTGAAAAGAAATATGGCCTGAAACTTGGAACGGCTGATGAAGGAAAAAAGGTACTGAAATCAGTGCGTTCAATGGCTGATTTTATAAGGGCAAATAACAAAGGTTAA